The Ketobacter sp. MCCC 1A13808 genome segment CCGAAGTCGGCCATATGAATCTGGGTGCCGGGCGTATTGTTTACCAGGATTTCACCCGCATCACCAAAGCGATTCGCGACGGGGATTTCTTTACCAATCCCACCCTGGTGGACGCGGTAGACAAATGCGTCGGCAACGACTCCGCCCTCCACTTGATTGGGCTGCTGTCTCCCGGTGGCGTACACAGCCACGAAGACCATTTTGTTGCCATGGCGGAACTGGCGGCCAAACGCGGCGCCAAGCGGGTCTACGTTCATGCATTCCTGGACGGTCGGGATAGGCCACCGAAATCCGCTCGGCCCAGTCTGGAATTATTACAGTCCAAGTTAGAGGAACTCGACATAGGTCGCGTCGCCAGCCTGGTAGGACGCTATTTTGCCATGGATAGAGATAACCGCTGGGACCGGGTTGAAGCCGCTTACAATCTCCTGATCTCAGGCGAAGCCGAGTTCACCAGTGCCAATCCAGTGGACGGCTTATTGGCAGCCTATGAGCGCGGTGAAAACGACGAGTTCGTTAAGCCCACTATCATCGCCGGTAAAGACCAAAGCGCCGTTACCATTAACGATGGTGACAGCGTAGTGTTTATGAATTTCCGTGCCGACCGGGCCCGAGAGCTAACCCGAGCCATGATCAACCCGGACTTTAACGATTTCCAGCGCAAAAAAGTCCCTGCGCTGGCCGACTTTGTCATGCTCACCCAATATGCAGCCGACATCAAAGCCAGCTGCGCGTACCCCCCCACCGCACTGATCAATGTGCTGGGTGATTATCTTGCACAAAACAACAAAACCCAATTACGCATCGCAGAAACCGAAAAGTACGCCCACGTCACGTTCTTCTTCAGCGGCGGCCGTGAAGATACCTACGACGGCGAAGAACGGATTTTGATTCCGTCACCGGATGTTGCGACTTATGATCTGCAACCGGAAATGAACGCTCCGCTGGTCACCGATAAGTTAGTCGAAGCCATTACCGGCGGCCAATTCGACACCATCATCTGCAACTACGCCAACGGCGATATGGTAGGCCACACCGGCAACTTTGATGCAGCAGTTAAAGCAGTTGAAGCGCTGGACACCTGTATCGGCCGATTGGTGGACGCGGTGGAATCCGTGGGCGGGGACATGCTGATCACTGCGGATCACGGTAATTGTGAACAAATGGAAGATCCAGATAGTGGTCAACCTCATACCGCCCATACCACGGAATTAGTGCCACTGGTGTATGTTGGCCATAAAAATATTACGCTGCAGGCGGCAGGGGGCAAGCTTTCCGACATTGCACCGACTATCCTTAAGCTCATGAACCTGGAGCAACCCAAAGAAATGACCGGACACCCTCTTGTTTGAGGGTCCGGACACACCCACTCACTACTAACGGTCTGTTATAAGCCGGAATATGCCAGCCAGAATCTGCCTGATTATTTACGCAATTTGTTTGCTGCCTGCGCTGGTCTTTGCCAATGTTGATCCGGTAGCAACAAAAAAAGAACTAAAGCAATTACAACACAATATTGATGCCCTACAACAGCAAATCAAACGCTCTCAAACTCAGCGCAGCAGCACCGAGCAAGCACTTCAACAAGCTGAAAAAGCCATCAGCGACACCCGTCGTAAGCTGCAAAACGTGAGCGCCGCGCTCACTCAGTCCGAAAGCAGATTAAAAGCGCTGGAAGCGGAACAGACCAAGCTTAACCGCGCCAAAGAATCGCAAAAGTCCGCCCTCAAAAAAGACATTAATGCCGCCTATCGCTCCGGTCGCCAGGAATACGTCAAACTGTTATTGAATCAGGAACAACCGGACAAAATGGCGCGCCTGATGAAATTCTATGACTATTACCACCAAGCGCGCATGGCCCGCATCACCGCCTTCAATAAAACACTGGAAGAGATACGCAGCAACGAGCTCGAAATCAACGACAAAGTGGCGGAACTGGACCTGCTTAAACGTAGCCTGGATGAAGAGCAACAACGATTGGGCGATGCAAAAAAACAACGTCAGGATGCTTTGGCCAAGCTCGATAGCAGCCTGAAAAGCGGTAGCGGCAAAATGAAACAGCTGCAATCCAGCCAGGCGGATCTGGAGAAAGTGTTACATCAGGTACAGCAAACCCTGAGCGATCTGCCCGAAAACATCGGCAAGCAACCTTTCGCACAATTAAAAGGCAAGCTGCACTGGCCCAGCCACGGCAAGATGATAAAGCGCTTCGGCAACAGCCGCGGCGATGGCAAGATGAGCTGGAACGGCGTACTGATTGGTAGCAAAGACGGCTCACCGGTGAAAGCGGTCCATCACGGGCGCGTGGTATTCGCAGACTGGATGCGGGGCTACGGTATGCTGATCATCGTCGACCACGGCGACGGCTACCTTTCTCTTTATGGACACAACGAATCGCTGCTGAAAAGCCCGGGCGACTGGGTCCGGCATGGCGAAGTCATCGCCTATAGCGGCAACAGCGGAGGCCAGGATCTGGCCGGACTGTACTTTGAGATTCGCAAAAACGGTAAGCCGATCAATCCTTCCGCCTGGTGTCAGGGCTAACATGGAAGAAGGCTTAATTTTGGTGCGGCCACTGCGTATTCACGCTAGTCTATCTGTAACTGAAACCAGACCGGTGGTTTGTGGTCTGATTTCCATTATCAGTTTATAGGAGTTCAACATGGGTTATCCTCTCTCGTCCAACTGGCGCGGCTTTTGGCAGCAGTGTGCGTTGATATCAGCTCTGTCCTTAAGCACGTTCGCCTTTTCACTGGATGAAGAAGGCACTATGCCGGATATCGACCCCGCCACCTCCGAAATTCAGAACATCATCAATTCGTCTGAACAGGGCCAGCTACCCATCAAAGAGCTGCGCACCTTCGCAGACGTGTTCGACCGCATCAAGCAAGCCTATGTAGAAGAGGTGGACGACAAAGACCTGTTGGAAAATGCCATCCAGGGTATGCTCACCGAATTAGACCCCCACTCTGCCTATCTGAAACCAGAGGCTTATCAGGATCTGCAAATCAGCACTACCGGCGAATTCGGCGGCCTCGGCATTGAAGTGGGAATGGAAGACGGCTTCGTTAAAGTGATCACCCCCATAGACGACACCCCCGCGAAGAAAGCCGGTGTTGAACCCGGCGACCTGATCATCAAGCTGGATTCCACGCCGGTTAAAGGGCTATCCCTGAGCGAAGCAGTCAAATTAATGCGCGGTAAACCCGGCTCCAAACTGCTCCTCACTATAATCAGAGAAGGCGCAGACAAGCCGCTGGAAATCACCGTAGTGCGTGACGTTATCCAAGTGCAATCGGTGAAAGGTCGCCTGCTTGAGAAAAATTATGGCTATCTGCGCCTATCGCAATTTCAGATTAATACCGGACCGGACATGATCAAATTACTGGACCGGCTGAAAAAAGAAAACAAAGGCGATCTTACCGGTGTGGTGCTGGATTTGCGCAACAACCCCGGAGGGGTGCTACAGGCGGCAGTTGATGTCAGTGACGCTTTCGTTGATGACGGTCTGGTGGTCTACACCAAAGGCAGGCTGCCCGATTCCGATATGAAATTCCATGCCGCTCCAGGTGATCTACTCAACGGTACTCCGTTGGTGGTGCTGGTAAACGGCGGCTCAGCGTCGGCGTCCGAAATTGTTGCCGGGGCGCTGCAGGATCACAAACGGGCCGTTATTATGGGCACCACCACCTTCGGCAAGGGTTCGGTACAAACGGTATTGCCGCTCAACAATGACCGAGCCCTGAAGCTGACGACGGCCCGCTACTATACGCCCGGAGGCCGATCCATCCAGTCCAACGGCATCGTTCCGGATATCACCGTGGAAAACGCCCAACTTACCCGGGTAGAAGGCATGGTGCGCATTAAAGAGCGGGACCTCACCGGCCACCTGATTAATCCCGACGGCGAAGGTGATGACACCGTTGTGGTGACGGAAGGTGAGGAAAAACCACCGGAAGAACAAACTCTTTCGGAGTCTGACTACCAATTGTATGAAGCCTTGAATTTACTTAAGGCACTCAATGTATTGAAAAAAACGCCTGCTGCTGCCAAGCCGGACGCGACGGAAGAAAAGGCGGCCCAGCTCACAAATTAGTGAGCGGGGCCTGCCCAGGCACGCCTATAAAAACTACACTTAAGAGATGAAAGTGATCAGATCCTTTGCTGTAGGATCCCTAGCCCTAAGCTTTATGTTAGCGCTGACCCTGGGCCTGACCCTGGCCAGCTCCAACCCGGCCTATTCCGCAGCCAATTCGTTAGACACTAAAGCCCCCATGCCCTGGGTGCCCACCTTACCCAAGATTGCCATTATTCTGGACGATCTCGGGTATAACCGGCCGTCCGGTGAGCGCGCCCTGCAGCTACCCGGAAACATTACCTACGCCATTATCCCCTTCACCCCGTACAGTCAGACCTTTGCCAACGCGGCCTTTGACCGTAATCGAGAAGTGATCCTGCATATGCCGATGGAGAGCAGCGACTCAACCCGTAAGCTGGATCAGGGCGGCCTGACCCGCAACCAATCGGAAGTGGAAGTGAAAGCCAGAGTAAAAAAGGCAATTCAATCAGTACCGCATATCGTGGGGCTGAATAATCATATGGGCAGCAACGTCACCGCTGACACGCAGATGATGCAATGGGTCATGCAGGAGGTACGCAACCAACCCCTTTATTTTATCGACAGTATGACGAACCCGCACTCTGTCGCCAATGACAGCGCTGCGCAGTTCGCTATTCCCACTCTAAAGCGTGACATCTTTCTGGATAACGTCCAAACCGAAGCCGCTGTTGAACGCATGTTCAGAGCCCTAATCAAAGTCGCTCAAGAGCGCGGGCACGCCATTGCTATCGGCCACCCTTATCCGGCTACCCTCACCTATCTTGAGAAAGTATTGCCGAAACTCCAGGAAATGGGCGTCGAACTAGTGGATGCATCCGACTTGGTGATGCAATTCGGGCAACCCGTCGATCAACCCATCAATGCCGAAGATCTACTACAACACATTGTTGCCATGCCCGCCCCTGAAAGCCAGCGCTTGAATTTCTCTAACGAAAATCTCTATAACCGAACCCTGTAGCCGTTTCGAAACTGATAGGTTCCCGTAGTTTAAACTGATACCCCCACTGGGTTACCATGCACGCCTAAGCTCATTGATTCAGGTGTACTGATGTCGGATTTCAGCAAGGAAAAAGCGCAACAACTACTGGATGCCCAGACCGCCTTCTGGTTAAACGACCTGAATCCGTCACGACTTGAGCCATTGGTACGGCAGGAGCTGGAATTCATTTATGAAAAGCTCGACACCATCACCCTGCGCCAATCCGTAGACGAAGAAAAAGTAAAAGCCACAGCGCAACGCTATGCCACCGAAATGGAAATTGCCGGAGCGATACCGGAACTGTTTGGCGAAATTGCTAATATCATTTATGAACACCCCCATAATGACACTACGCTGATCAGCGATATCGTATCCGATTACGTGGCAACCGAGCTGCTGGAAAAAATATTCGAGCGGAAAAGCCTGCTCGACCACGCGGTGTCCAACATCCGTGAAAGCCAACCCTTTCAGGCCTTCATTTCTGATCTGGTGTTCACCGCGGCCAAAAACTATCTATTCGAAACCAATCAACTCATGAAAGTGCAGCCGCTATCGAGCGGGATAACCCGGCTGCGTCAATGGTTTCAGGACAAGGCACCGGCAATGTCGGAAAACATGAGCGGGCTGGGCAAACAGCTATCCCAAAATAGCGTAACGAACTCCATCCGTCTGGTGCAGAACACCCTGGACAATGACCTTTATCGAGACAGTGCTCTGAATAGCACCCTGGCACTCTGGGACGACCTCAAGGCCTGGCCCATCAGTTACTTCAAAAAATATTTCACCGAAACCGACCTGCAGGAACTGCTGGTCATGGGCTACGAGTTCTGGCTCGACCTGCGTCATACGGATTTCATGAAGTCCCTGATCGATTCCGGCGTACAGTTTTTCTTCGATAAGTACGGCGAAGAATCTCTGCAAAGCATCACCGGCGAAATGGGGGTTACTGAAGATATGATTATTTCAGAGATTTTGAATTACGCGCCGGACCTGGCGCAGTTGGCGGTAAAAGAAGGCATTGCAGAGACCATTATCCGCCGTCATCTGCAACGCTTTTACTTCGACCAAAAAACCCTGACGCTACTGCAACCGGAAACCTGAAACGAGAAACGAGAAACTCGGGTACAAACCCGCTCTGGAATACTGGAACCTACTTTTTACGCAGCTTCAGGTTTCCGAGTACCAGAAAAATGATGGCTACAGAAGCGAACAGCGATTCCAGGGTAAACAAGCCCGTGAAGGCCAAAATCTGTGCGATCAATACCAGACACATCAGCACGCCCAACAAGGAAAAATATTTCGGGTTCCACTTCAGGCCAGCCAAGGCGACCAATACACCCACGAACAAAGCGATGAACGAAAGATTGTGGGTGCTGCTCCAGTGTTCTCCGGCCGCGCGCCCCATACGCGCAATCTGATACCCCATAAATCCGGCCAATAAAATCAACAGCACAAAAGACGTGCTTAACAACCCATTCCAGTTTGGTTTTATTTTTTGATTACTCACAACCCCCCCTCTCCATGATGGTGCAATGAAGGGCGCACTCTACATCAAACAGGCCAAATAACACCATTAATCAGGTCGCGTTTTAGTAGTTTTTCATCGCGCGATGCAGCATTCCCGCATCCAGGTAGTCCCCACCATACGCCTGGAAGCCAAAATACTGATAAAAGTGAATACTATCCACCTGCGCCTCCAGCATAATGCGCTCAACGGATCGTGATTTAATATGGTCCAGACAGGATTGGAACAGTTGCCTGCCGACACCCTGTCCGCGCAACTCTCGCTGAACCGCGAAGCGGCCTACTTTAGCGTGCTGCGGCAGCCAGAGAATGCGTAGTACACCCACGACGTTACCGTGCAGTAACGACACCATATGAGTGGCACCGTCGTCTTTGCCGTCAAATTCCTCTGCCTCCGACACGCCTTGCTCATCCATGAAAACGGTGCAGCGCAGCTGGCAACCCAAACGGTATAAATCACTGCCCACCGGGGCCAGCATAGGCAGACTCATAAAAACGTTATTCCAGGCGCATCTCAATACCCTGCTCCGCCATAAATTCCTTGGCTTCCCGGATACTGTATTCGCCAAAATGAAAAATACTGGCAGCCAGCACGGCATCGGCTTTTCCCAGCGTCACACCATCCGCCAGATGCTGCAGATTCCCGACCCCACCGGACGCAATGACCGGCACATGAACCGCTGCACTGATGGCACGGGTCACCTCCAGATCAAAACCGTTTTTGGTGCCGTCCCGGTCCATGCTGGTGAGCAAGATTTCACCGGCTCCCAGATCCACCATTTTTCGAGCCCACTGCACCGCGTCCAAACCAGTCGGCTTACGCCCGCCGTGAGTGAAGATTTCCCAGCGATGAGGCTCACCGGCAGCGCTGACCTTTTTCGCATCGATCGCCACCACAATGCATTGCGAACCGAAACGGTCTGCCGCTTCACCGACAAAATCCGGATTAAACACCGCCGCCGTATTGATACTGACTTTATCCGCTCCGGCGTTGAGCATGGTGCGGATATCTTCCAGCTTACGGATGCCCCCGCCCACTGTAAGTGGAATAAAAACTTGGCTGGCCATTTTTTCTACCGTGTGCGCCATGGTGTCACGGTCTTCGTGGCTGGCTGTAATATCCAGAAAAGTGATTTCGTCTGCGCCTTGCTCGTCATAGCGGCGGGCTATCTCAACGGGATCGCCCGCATCACGAATATCGACAAATTGCACGCCTTTCACTACGCGGCCATTGTCCACATCCAGACAGGGAATAATGCGTTTAGCCAATGCCATTGGGTATTCTCCTCCTACGCTGACGGGTGCTTATGAGCGGTGATCGTCCACCCACTGCTGGGCGGTCTTCAGATCCAATGTACCTTCGTAAATAGCACGCCCGGTAATGGCGCCTGAAATACCGCAAGCCGCGACGTTCATCAGTTGTTTCACATCGTCGATATTGGTCACACCGCCAGATGCAATCACCGGGATCGAAATGGCCTCCGCCAATGCTACGGTGGCGTCTATGTTGACGCCCTGCATCATGCCGTCTCGACTTATATCCGTGTAAACAATGGCGCTGACACCGTCATTTTCAAATTGCTTCGCGCAATTGACCGCCTGCATTTCTGACACTTCGGCCCAACCGTCGGTGGCGACCAAGCCATTCTTAGCGTCAATGCCGACAATGATGTGACCGGGAAAACGTTCGCAGGCGGCTTTGACAAACGCGGGTTCTTTTACCGCCTTCGTGCCGATAATGACATAATCCACACCCGCATCCAGATAAGCCTGAATCACCTCCAGAGTACGGACTCCACCCCCGATCTGAATTGGCAGGTCCGGGTATTTCTGAGCAATCGCCTGTACTACCCCCGCGTTCACCGGCTCGCCTTCAAAGGCGCCGTTCAGGTCAACCAGATGCAAACGTCGTGCACCCTGCTGCACCCATTGATCCGCCATAGCCACAGGGTCATCGGAAAACACGGTGGCGTCCTCCATCAGGCCCTGACGCAGGCGTACACATTTTCCGTCTTTCAAATCAATGGCGGGGATAATTAACATGGCACTCTCTACTGTCTGGTGGTGAATTATTTTAAATAAGGTCGTGTGAATTAAGAATCAATCCGGGGACGAAGCCTCAGGCAGAGCCGTCCCACTGCATAAAGTTCTTCAATAGGGTTAAACCGGACTTTTGACTTTTTTCCGGATGGAATTGCACCGCGAAGACATTGTCCCGGCCCAGGGTGGCCACGAAGGGTACGCCGTATTCACCGCGACCGGTGATCAGGGCATCATCCTGTACAGTGACATAATAGCTATGCACAAAGTAAAAGCGGGCAAGGTCGGGTATGTCATTCCACAAAGGATGGCTGCGCAGTTGCGCTACCTGGTTCCACCCCATATGCGGAACTTTCAATTTCTCGCCTTCACCATCTTTCAAATCATTGCCGAAGAAACGCACTTCGCCCGCATACAAATCCAGGCAATCGACGCCGCCGTTTTCCTGGCTGTGGCTCATCATGCTTTGCATGCCGACACAGATACCCAGCAATGGCTTGGTTTTTGCGGCTTCCTGTACCACCTGGTCCAACCCCAGGCGACGTATCTCACCTACACAATCCCGGATCGCGCCGACGCCCGGAAACACAACTCGATCGGCAGAAAGAATGGTTTCGGGGTCGGCGCTGACCACCACACGGGCGTCTGCATTCACATGCTCCAAAGCTTTGGCGGCACTGTGCAGATTGCCCATGCCGTAATCAATAACTGCAACGGTAGTTCGGGTCATAAAGAAAACACCAGGATTTGACTAAATTAAAGAACGCCCTTTGTGGAAGGCATCACACCGCTCATACGGTCATCCATTTCCACCGCCATCCGCAAGGCTCGGCCAAAGGCTTTGAAAATGGTTTCGGCCTGGTGATGTGCATTTTTGCCTTTGATGTTATCGATGTGCAGGGTCATTTTGGCGTGATTCACCAATCCCTGAAAAAATTCTCCAAACAAATCCACATCGAACCCGCCAATCATCGCGCGGGTATAGTCCACGTCCATTATCAGACCAGGGCGGCCTGACAGATCCAACACCACGCGGGACAAGGCTTCATCCAACGGAACATAAGCATGACCATAACGCCGCACCCCTTTTTTATCTCCCCAGGCCTGGGCCAGCGCCATTCCCAAGGTAATACCGGTGTCTTCCACCGTGTGGTGAGCATCAATATGCAGATCCCCATTCGCCACGATCTCAATGTCGATCAGGCCGTGCCGGGCCACCTGATCAATCATGTGCTCAAAAAAAGGCACTCCGGTGTCCAGCTTACATTGGCCGGTGCCATCCAGATTCACGGTAACGGTGATTTGGGTTTCCAGCGTGTTGCGCTCAACGCGGGCTGTACGCTGCGACGTACTAACTGACATAGGTACTCCACTGAGTATGGACAAAGCGCGGATTATAGCGCGAAGGCAGCAAAAATCCTAAGCCGACGGTTTAATTCCGTGGTTTGGTGCAGACACCGCCGGGTACCAGCGGGCAATCACCTGCTGCAAACGTTCCTTCCTCAGGGGCTTGGTCAGGTAGTCATCCATCCCGGCAGACAGGCATTTTTCGCGATCCCCTTCCATCGCATTCGCGGTAACCGCAACAATCGGCAACGGGCGCCCCTGCAGTTCAGCGCGGATAGCACGGGTAGCCTGATATCCATCCAGCACTGGCATCTGGCAATCCATAAACACAATACCGTACTGCTCATGCTTGACCGCCTCCACCGCTTGGCGGCCGTCTTCTGCGATATCACAACTGAATCCCAGTTTGCGCAAATAACCGCAGGCCACACGCCGGTTCACCTCGTTGTCGTCCACCACCAATACCAGCGGTAGATCAGGATGCGGATGATACCACTCTGCTTCCGAATGCGGTAATTTCCTGGGCTTGCCCAACAGGCAAGCCGCCAACTCTTCACGAGAAAACGGCACATATAAATGCGGCAACGGACGCTGACCGTAGCGCTCAGTCGGCACTCTGAGCTGCACAATTTTCGCCGCCTCAGGCGTATTAAGATAAGGGTGTAGCTTTTCCCAAAAAGAGTCACTGATGTCTTGAGCCAGGAAGATCCAGTGGTAATTTTCCTGGTGCAATACCTCTTCCAGATTTCGTAATATACGGCGCTCTTTTCGTTCCCAGTGAAAACCGACGCCCCACTGCTGGCAAGCCAGCTTGATGACCATTTGAGTCGCAGGCAAATCCCCAATAAGCAAAACAGCGGCGTCACTATGTTGCCGCTGCAATTCGCTTTTGACTTCGCTTGAAAAT includes the following:
- the gpmI gene encoding 2,3-bisphosphoglycerate-independent phosphoglycerate mutase produces the protein MSQSRTPHVLIILDGFGHRTETEFNAIAHASTPTWDKLWSERPHTLISGSGMDVGLPDGQMGNSEVGHMNLGAGRIVYQDFTRITKAIRDGDFFTNPTLVDAVDKCVGNDSALHLIGLLSPGGVHSHEDHFVAMAELAAKRGAKRVYVHAFLDGRDRPPKSARPSLELLQSKLEELDIGRVASLVGRYFAMDRDNRWDRVEAAYNLLISGEAEFTSANPVDGLLAAYERGENDEFVKPTIIAGKDQSAVTINDGDSVVFMNFRADRARELTRAMINPDFNDFQRKKVPALADFVMLTQYAADIKASCAYPPTALINVLGDYLAQNNKTQLRIAETEKYAHVTFFFSGGREDTYDGEERILIPSPDVATYDLQPEMNAPLVTDKLVEAITGGQFDTIICNYANGDMVGHTGNFDAAVKAVEALDTCIGRLVDAVESVGGDMLITADHGNCEQMEDPDSGQPHTAHTTELVPLVYVGHKNITLQAAGGKLSDIAPTILKLMNLEQPKEMTGHPLV
- a CDS encoding murein hydrolase activator EnvC family protein, with the translated sequence MPARICLIIYAICLLPALVFANVDPVATKKELKQLQHNIDALQQQIKRSQTQRSSTEQALQQAEKAISDTRRKLQNVSAALTQSESRLKALEAEQTKLNRAKESQKSALKKDINAAYRSGRQEYVKLLLNQEQPDKMARLMKFYDYYHQARMARITAFNKTLEEIRSNELEINDKVAELDLLKRSLDEEQQRLGDAKKQRQDALAKLDSSLKSGSGKMKQLQSSQADLEKVLHQVQQTLSDLPENIGKQPFAQLKGKLHWPSHGKMIKRFGNSRGDGKMSWNGVLIGSKDGSPVKAVHHGRVVFADWMRGYGMLIIVDHGDGYLSLYGHNESLLKSPGDWVRHGEVIAYSGNSGGQDLAGLYFEIRKNGKPINPSAWCQG
- a CDS encoding S41 family peptidase; the encoded protein is MPDIDPATSEIQNIINSSEQGQLPIKELRTFADVFDRIKQAYVEEVDDKDLLENAIQGMLTELDPHSAYLKPEAYQDLQISTTGEFGGLGIEVGMEDGFVKVITPIDDTPAKKAGVEPGDLIIKLDSTPVKGLSLSEAVKLMRGKPGSKLLLTIIREGADKPLEITVVRDVIQVQSVKGRLLEKNYGYLRLSQFQINTGPDMIKLLDRLKKENKGDLTGVVLDLRNNPGGVLQAAVDVSDAFVDDGLVVYTKGRLPDSDMKFHAAPGDLLNGTPLVVLVNGGSASASEIVAGALQDHKRAVIMGTTTFGKGSVQTVLPLNNDRALKLTTARYYTPGGRSIQSNGIVPDITVENAQLTRVEGMVRIKERDLTGHLINPDGEGDDTVVVTEGEEKPPEEQTLSESDYQLYEALNLLKALNVLKKTPAAAKPDATEEKAAQLTN
- a CDS encoding divergent polysaccharide deacetylase family protein, translated to MIRSFAVGSLALSFMLALTLGLTLASSNPAYSAANSLDTKAPMPWVPTLPKIAIILDDLGYNRPSGERALQLPGNITYAIIPFTPYSQTFANAAFDRNREVILHMPMESSDSTRKLDQGGLTRNQSEVEVKARVKKAIQSVPHIVGLNNHMGSNVTADTQMMQWVMQEVRNQPLYFIDSMTNPHSVANDSAAQFAIPTLKRDIFLDNVQTEAAVERMFRALIKVAQERGHAIAIGHPYPATLTYLEKVLPKLQEMGVELVDASDLVMQFGQPVDQPINAEDLLQHIVAMPAPESQRLNFSNENLYNRTL
- a CDS encoding GNAT family N-acetyltransferase gives rise to the protein MSLPMLAPVGSDLYRLGCQLRCTVFMDEQGVSEAEEFDGKDDGATHMVSLLHGNVVGVLRILWLPQHAKVGRFAVQRELRGQGVGRQLFQSCLDHIKSRSVERIMLEAQVDSIHFYQYFGFQAYGGDYLDAGMLHRAMKNY
- the hisF gene encoding imidazole glycerol phosphate synthase subunit HisF — encoded protein: MALAKRIIPCLDVDNGRVVKGVQFVDIRDAGDPVEIARRYDEQGADEITFLDITASHEDRDTMAHTVEKMASQVFIPLTVGGGIRKLEDIRTMLNAGADKVSINTAAVFNPDFVGEAADRFGSQCIVVAIDAKKVSAAGEPHRWEIFTHGGRKPTGLDAVQWARKMVDLGAGEILLTSMDRDGTKNGFDLEVTRAISAAVHVPVIASGGVGNLQHLADGVTLGKADAVLAASIFHFGEYSIREAKEFMAEQGIEMRLE
- the hisA gene encoding 1-(5-phosphoribosyl)-5-[(5-phosphoribosylamino)methylideneamino]imidazole-4-carboxamide isomerase codes for the protein MLIIPAIDLKDGKCVRLRQGLMEDATVFSDDPVAMADQWVQQGARRLHLVDLNGAFEGEPVNAGVVQAIAQKYPDLPIQIGGGVRTLEVIQAYLDAGVDYVIIGTKAVKEPAFVKAACERFPGHIIVGIDAKNGLVATDGWAEVSEMQAVNCAKQFENDGVSAIVYTDISRDGMMQGVNIDATVALAEAISIPVIASGGVTNIDDVKQLMNVAACGISGAITGRAIYEGTLDLKTAQQWVDDHRS
- the hisH gene encoding imidazole glycerol phosphate synthase subunit HisH, which gives rise to MTRTTVAVIDYGMGNLHSAAKALEHVNADARVVVSADPETILSADRVVFPGVGAIRDCVGEIRRLGLDQVVQEAAKTKPLLGICVGMQSMMSHSQENGGVDCLDLYAGEVRFFGNDLKDGEGEKLKVPHMGWNQVAQLRSHPLWNDIPDLARFYFVHSYYVTVQDDALITGRGEYGVPFVATLGRDNVFAVQFHPEKSQKSGLTLLKNFMQWDGSA
- the hisB gene encoding imidazoleglycerol-phosphate dehydratase HisB, translating into MSVSTSQRTARVERNTLETQITVTVNLDGTGQCKLDTGVPFFEHMIDQVARHGLIDIEIVANGDLHIDAHHTVEDTGITLGMALAQAWGDKKGVRRYGHAYVPLDEALSRVVLDLSGRPGLIMDVDYTRAMIGGFDVDLFGEFFQGLVNHAKMTLHIDNIKGKNAHHQAETIFKAFGRALRMAVEMDDRMSGVMPSTKGVL